A genomic segment from Limosilactobacillus sp. encodes:
- a CDS encoding LysR family transcriptional regulator, giving the protein MDTRVLKYFLTVAQTNNITKAAKQLHVTQPTLSRQIMDLEHELNATLFDRNQRRMQLTRAGVLFQRRATTILQLLDQTEEELHQKGDALTGTVSLGCVVSSASAFLMQLVNQFQHQHPDVFFNLFDGDGDVLRRQIDEAETELACLIEPVEAAKYNYLVLPVHEQWGIILRADDPLAQRKSFTKDDLSKLPLIIPHRNIVRDQVSDILKLDLRKLNAKVSNNLPNNAMELIRSGQYYGLAIGGILNLYHDPSLAFVPFSPATSTGHVLVWKKNRTLSPAAEAFLQFVADHSN; this is encoded by the coding sequence GTGGATACCCGCGTTTTGAAATACTTTTTAACCGTTGCTCAAACTAATAATATCACAAAGGCCGCCAAACAGCTGCACGTCACCCAGCCAACCCTCTCCCGCCAGATCATGGACCTAGAGCACGAGCTGAATGCCACCCTCTTCGACCGCAACCAGCGGCGGATGCAACTAACCCGTGCCGGCGTGCTTTTTCAGCGGCGGGCAACAACCATCCTCCAGCTCCTCGACCAGACCGAAGAGGAACTGCACCAAAAAGGGGATGCCCTCACCGGGACCGTCAGCCTCGGCTGCGTCGTTTCTAGTGCCTCAGCGTTTTTGATGCAACTCGTCAATCAGTTTCAGCACCAGCATCCCGACGTTTTCTTCAACCTTTTCGATGGTGACGGCGACGTCCTCCGCCGCCAGATCGACGAGGCCGAAACCGAGCTAGCCTGCCTGATCGAACCGGTTGAGGCCGCCAAATACAATTATTTGGTTCTTCCCGTCCACGAGCAATGGGGAATTATCCTCCGCGCCGATGATCCGCTGGCCCAGCGCAAGTCCTTCACCAAGGACGACCTTTCCAAGCTGCCGTTGATCATCCCCCACCGCAACATCGTCAGGGACCAGGTCAGCGATATTCTCAAACTAGACCTCCGCAAGCTCAACGCCAAGGTCAGCAACAACCTGCCGAACAACGCCATGGAGCTAATCCGCTCCGGCCAATACTATGGCCTGGCCATCGGCGGGATTCTTAACCTCTACCACGATCCCTCGCTAGCCTTCGTCCCCTTCAGTCCTGCGACTTCGACCGGCCACGTCCTGGTATGGAAGAAGAATCGTACCCTTTCGCCGGCTGCCGAAGCCTTCCTGCAGTTCGTCGCCGATCACAGCAACTAA
- a CDS encoding AzlC family ABC transporter permease produces MKNERQQNNFRFALQTSSPVFFGYVILGIGYGLYMHNLGFSFWYPTLMALTIYGGSVEFVIANLLLQHFNPLNVFLITAVVGFRQFFYGISMLTKYPHRGWRKWFLLFGLTDETFVINYNLSHVPDNCDLRTVQLWITALDYFYWVLGAFLGGFLGSAMNIQIKGLDFVMTALFIVLALEQFLKEESHVSSISGLVITVACLLLFGKTYFLIATLLILVGEYYYFYRRRVRGGEGQ; encoded by the coding sequence GTGAAAAATGAACGACAGCAAAATAATTTCCGCTTTGCCCTCCAGACCTCGAGCCCGGTGTTCTTTGGCTACGTGATCCTGGGAATTGGCTACGGACTATACATGCACAATCTCGGTTTCTCGTTTTGGTATCCGACCCTGATGGCGCTGACCATCTATGGGGGCTCGGTCGAGTTTGTGATTGCTAACCTTCTGCTGCAGCATTTTAACCCGCTCAATGTCTTCCTGATCACTGCCGTGGTGGGCTTTCGCCAGTTCTTCTACGGGATTTCGATGCTGACGAAGTATCCGCACCGGGGTTGGCGGAAGTGGTTTTTGCTCTTCGGGCTGACGGACGAGACCTTCGTCATCAACTACAACCTGTCCCACGTGCCGGACAACTGTGATCTGCGCACGGTCCAGCTCTGGATTACGGCCCTCGACTACTTCTACTGGGTGTTGGGCGCCTTTTTAGGGGGCTTTCTGGGCAGTGCGATGAACATCCAGATCAAAGGGCTGGACTTCGTGATGACAGCCCTTTTCATCGTCCTGGCCCTTGAACAGTTCCTCAAGGAAGAGAGCCACGTCAGCTCGATCAGCGGGCTCGTGATCACCGTTGCCTGCCTGCTGCTCTTTGGCAAGACCTACTTCCTGATTGCAACCCTATTGATTTTGGTCGGCGAATACTATTACTTTTACCGCCGACGCGTTCGGGGAGGTGAGGGCCAATGA
- a CDS encoding alpha/beta hydrolase — protein sequence MKQRFVILSSLIVALVILLLPTSSGHAQQLADHYVHSTTPTLFFHGFGGSTKSEQYMVDGIMAVGVSKTAIVADVSGSGQVTLEGTIPHNAVNPLVEVNFENNQNTNYSEQGKWAKNVIVKLANTYHFKKINIEAHSMGNLAVMYYLLANAHNKKLPQLQKEVALGGPFDGAMGWNQPSDLKSVNAKTGKPSAMNGSYRKLLPLRHSYPRQVRVLNVYGDLGTGDDSQVSNLSSKSFRYLLNNRPRSYREIRLTGTNVKHELLHHNPQVNQILIKFFWGK from the coding sequence ATGAAACAGCGTTTTGTAATATTGAGCAGCCTCATAGTGGCCCTGGTTATCCTTCTCCTACCGACCAGCAGCGGCCACGCCCAACAGTTGGCCGATCACTATGTCCATTCCACCACCCCGACCCTTTTTTTCCACGGCTTCGGGGGCTCAACCAAGTCAGAACAGTACATGGTTGACGGAATCATGGCCGTCGGCGTCAGCAAGACGGCGATTGTCGCCGACGTCAGTGGGTCTGGTCAGGTCACTCTGGAGGGCACAATCCCCCACAATGCCGTCAACCCGCTCGTCGAGGTCAATTTTGAAAACAACCAGAACACCAATTACAGCGAGCAGGGCAAGTGGGCTAAAAACGTCATCGTTAAGCTCGCAAACACCTACCACTTCAAGAAGATCAACATCGAGGCCCATTCGATGGGCAACTTGGCGGTGATGTACTACCTCCTGGCCAACGCCCACAATAAAAAGCTGCCCCAGCTGCAAAAGGAAGTCGCCCTGGGCGGTCCCTTTGATGGTGCCATGGGCTGGAACCAGCCAAGTGATCTGAAATCCGTCAATGCCAAGACCGGCAAGCCATCCGCGATGAATGGCTCCTACCGCAAGCTGCTACCCTTGCGCCACTCCTACCCGCGCCAGGTTCGGGTATTAAACGTCTACGGGGACCTCGGCACTGGTGACGACAGCCAGGTCAGCAACCTGTCGAGTAAATCCTTCCGCTACCTCTTGAACAACCGGCCGCGTTCGTATCGCGAAATCCGGCTCACCGGGACCAATGTCAAGCACGAACTGCTCCACCACAACCCGCAGGTCAATCAAATCCTGATCAAATTCTTCTGGGGCAAGTAA
- a CDS encoding PAS domain-containing protein, protein MNDDLKLVGGHLSLDQLNAIFTTIPQEFDVLDENDVVVWSSMNKDRIFPRTEKDVGKTVFEVHPGHSQERVKAVLNQMHDGKRGHLSLIITKDNQPINISFYSLHDDSGHYIGCVEVTQPIKDYQVKGSKWRNILNILKKK, encoded by the coding sequence ATGAATGACGATCTTAAGCTAGTTGGTGGGCACCTGTCGCTTGACCAGTTGAACGCAATCTTTACAACCATTCCGCAAGAGTTTGATGTCCTTGACGAAAACGATGTGGTTGTCTGGTCTTCAATGAACAAGGACCGAATCTTCCCACGGACCGAGAAGGATGTTGGCAAGACGGTCTTTGAGGTTCACCCGGGTCATTCGCAAGAACGGGTCAAGGCCGTCCTGAATCAGATGCATGATGGCAAGCGCGGTCACCTGTCCTTAATCATCACTAAGGATAATCAGCCCATCAATATTTCGTTCTACAGTTTGCACGACGATTCCGGGCACTATATTGGCTGCGTTGAGGTGACCCAACCGATTAAGGACTACCAGGTGAAAGGAAGTAAGTGGCGCAACATTCTCAACATTTTGAAGAAAAAATAG
- a CDS encoding GNAT family N-acetyltransferase — translation MQIKQATMDNLDQILEILRDGRDQLASQGIDQWQGDYPNVEHVKEDINHGWAYLVQSDDDETVGALSIVEAPDHSYDELDGDWLIDTDKYVVIHRVAIHSNHAGKGYASALFTNVIDYIKTNRKDIKTIRIDTHEDNKIMQHLITKTGFTEVGMLHGVYRPEENSIVYAMLTGN, via the coding sequence ATGCAAATCAAGCAAGCAACGATGGACAACCTCGACCAAATTCTTGAAATCCTGCGGGACGGCCGTGACCAGCTGGCCTCCCAGGGGATTGACCAGTGGCAGGGAGACTATCCCAACGTTGAACACGTTAAGGAAGATATTAATCACGGTTGGGCTTACCTGGTCCAGTCCGACGATGATGAAACGGTCGGCGCCCTGTCAATCGTGGAAGCACCGGATCATTCCTACGATGAGCTCGACGGTGACTGGCTCATCGATACCGACAAGTACGTGGTGATCCACCGGGTCGCCATCCACTCTAACCACGCCGGTAAGGGTTATGCTTCGGCCCTCTTCACCAACGTGATCGACTACATCAAGACGAACCGGAAGGACATCAAGACGATTCGAATCGACACCCACGAGGACAACAAGATCATGCAGCACCTGATTACTAAGACCGGCTTTACTGAGGTCGGGATGCTCCATGGTGTTTACCGCCCGGAGGAAAATTCAATCGTTTACGCCATGCTGACTGGCAACTAA
- a CDS encoding glycosyltransferase family 8 protein has product MNLLFSIDDHYTTQLETVLLSIRLNTRPTKINVYVIQKQPLKQAAELKRVCAHLGMTYHPVMVEDGMFATAPVTDRYPTTIYYRLLAHQLLPKSLHKILYLDADVLCINDLTSLYDLDLSGYLYASAIHTGLTNTTEVINKIRLQNFDADGYYNSGVLLMNLDEIRRRVRAEDIFSYIRKHVLLLPDQDVLNALYGKYIKSVPDELYNFDTRNGRIYETISFGEWTLDWAVKHTVILHYCGREKPWLTTKNSGRYTALYKHYWRLAERVADDKLRLN; this is encoded by the coding sequence ATGAATTTATTATTTTCAATTGATGACCATTATACTACACAGCTTGAAACGGTGCTGCTGTCGATTCGGCTGAACACCCGGCCGACGAAGATTAACGTTTACGTGATTCAAAAGCAGCCCCTCAAGCAGGCGGCTGAGCTGAAACGGGTCTGCGCTCACCTGGGGATGACCTACCACCCGGTGATGGTCGAAGATGGGATGTTTGCCACCGCGCCGGTGACCGATCGCTACCCGACGACGATCTATTATCGTTTGCTGGCCCATCAGCTGCTGCCAAAAAGCTTACATAAGATTCTCTACCTGGACGCCGACGTGCTCTGCATTAACGATTTGACCAGCCTCTACGACCTTGACCTCAGCGGTTACCTTTACGCCTCGGCCATCCACACCGGGCTGACCAACACCACCGAGGTAATCAACAAGATTCGCCTGCAAAACTTCGATGCCGATGGCTACTACAATTCCGGGGTCCTCCTGATGAATCTGGACGAGATCCGGCGGCGGGTGCGGGCTGAGGACATCTTTAGCTATATTCGCAAGCACGTCCTTCTTTTGCCTGACCAGGACGTCCTCAACGCCCTTTACGGCAAATACATCAAGTCGGTGCCGGACGAGCTCTATAACTTCGACACCCGTAACGGGCGCATCTACGAGACGATCTCTTTTGGTGAGTGGACCCTCGACTGGGCGGTCAAGCACACCGTGATCCTCCATTACTGCGGTCGGGAAAAGCCGTGGCTAACTACCAAAAATAGTGGACGCTACACGGCCCTGTACAAGCACTACTGGCGCTTGGCAGAACGAGTGGCGGACGATAAATTAAGACTCAATTAA
- a CDS encoding endonuclease III domain-containing protein, whose amino-acid sequence MQITLITLYQKMRRQMGPSGWWPADSKEEIIIGAILIQNTNWRNADQALALLRKETSLNPNQLLALTPDKLHDLVRPAGFYRNKSRALVSVFSWLQSRALVSVFSWLRQFDYDYPAIRQKYGKGLRTQLLKLHGIGPETADVLLTYVFEVPTFISDKYARTLFTCLGATGLTSYQQLANRVTLPADFTAAMAQDFHGLIDEFGKRYFHPLTKFDDSFLAGDQLRLK is encoded by the coding sequence ATGCAGATTACCCTCATCACGCTTTACCAAAAGATGCGCCGCCAGATGGGCCCGTCCGGCTGGTGGCCGGCCGACTCCAAGGAAGAGATCATCATCGGCGCGATCCTGATCCAAAACACTAACTGGCGCAACGCCGACCAGGCCCTGGCCCTGCTGCGCAAGGAAACCAGCCTGAATCCCAACCAACTATTGGCACTAACGCCCGACAAGCTCCACGATCTGGTTCGGCCCGCCGGTTTCTACCGCAATAAGAGTCGGGCCCTGGTCAGCGTCTTTTCCTGGCTGCAGAGTCGGGCCCTGGTCAGCGTCTTTTCCTGGCTGCGGCAGTTTGACTACGACTACCCAGCGATCCGGCAAAAATACGGGAAGGGACTCCGCACGCAACTGCTCAAGTTGCACGGGATTGGCCCGGAGACCGCCGACGTGCTGCTCACATACGTTTTTGAGGTTCCCACCTTTATCAGTGACAAGTATGCCCGGACCCTTTTTACCTGCCTGGGGGCCACGGGTCTGACGTCCTACCAGCAGCTGGCCAACCGGGTTACCCTGCCGGCCGACTTCACTGCCGCCATGGCCCAGGACTTCCACGGCCTGATCGATGAGTTCGGCAAACGTTATTTTCATCCCCTGACCAAATTCGACGACAGTTTTCTTGCCGGCGATCAACTCCGCCTAAAATAA
- a CDS encoding flavodoxin: MAKQALILYYSQFDTTAKVASQIHRLTGADILRVRVAPGTFPDDMNATDKVYRQQRASGDLPTLATKLPDLSYYDTILVGGPVWDGQISSPVMRLLGMLQGYHGTVAPFSTGWSDTGNYQQDFVAHAGKLRVGPGYHVLTHANPRFDPASLASWLRKL; this comes from the coding sequence ATGGCAAAACAAGCACTGATTCTGTATTATTCCCAATTTGACACTACGGCCAAGGTGGCCAGCCAGATCCATCGGCTGACTGGGGCCGACATTCTGCGGGTCCGAGTGGCACCTGGGACCTTTCCGGACGACATGAATGCCACCGACAAGGTTTACCGCCAGCAGCGGGCCAGTGGCGACCTGCCAACGCTGGCCACCAAGCTCCCGGACCTCAGCTACTACGACACGATCCTCGTCGGGGGCCCGGTTTGGGATGGCCAAATCTCGTCGCCGGTCATGCGGCTGCTGGGGATGCTCCAGGGCTACCATGGCACGGTGGCACCCTTTAGCACCGGTTGGAGCGATACCGGCAACTACCAGCAGGACTTTGTTGCCCACGCTGGCAAGCTGCGGGTCGGGCCCGGCTACCATGTCCTGACCCACGCCAACCCGCGCTTTGATCCTGCGAGCCTAGCATCCTGGCTTCGTAAACTATAA
- a CDS encoding branched-chain amino acid transporter permease, translated as MMFWQRVVTIGIAAVTNFLTRYLPFRLFTSSKDEEDELSPFIKGLGEFLPAAIMSMLVVYCYRNINLLGGNHGLPDLIAGLITVLVHLWRRSMFLSLIVGTVSYILLINFVF; from the coding sequence ATGATGTTTTGGCAACGAGTGGTGACGATTGGCATCGCGGCGGTCACCAATTTTTTGACCCGCTACTTGCCGTTTCGCCTTTTTACCTCCAGCAAGGACGAGGAGGACGAACTCTCACCCTTCATCAAGGGGCTCGGGGAGTTCCTACCGGCGGCAATCATGAGCATGCTGGTCGTCTACTGCTACCGCAACATTAATCTGTTGGGCGGCAATCATGGCCTGCCGGATCTAATCGCCGGTTTGATCACCGTCCTGGTGCATCTCTGGCGGCGAAGCATGTTTCTCTCACTGATCGTCGGGACGGTTTCCTACATTCTGCTAATTAACTTTGTTTTCTAA
- a CDS encoding TetR/AcrR family transcriptional regulator has product MTKTAKQIAALKKANHESRQIVRESIQEGLFILMRKKDFAKITITELIKVAGVSRSAFYNNYKSKNDILEELIQSVTTNCFNSFFPGLQEGWRYTFNAVYEQRKKLTIIINAGLEAEILALLNQEILPGQEDYIIHAAWNGIAYNLVIEWFKRGMEPGIDEMVDYAAKITSSPAFLNSLKKTGN; this is encoded by the coding sequence ATGACTAAAACTGCCAAACAAATTGCCGCACTAAAAAAGGCCAACCACGAATCGCGTCAGATCGTCCGGGAGTCGATTCAGGAAGGCCTCTTCATTTTGATGCGGAAAAAAGATTTCGCCAAAATTACGATTACTGAATTAATCAAGGTGGCCGGCGTTTCGCGCTCCGCTTTTTACAACAATTACAAGTCCAAAAATGACATTTTAGAAGAATTAATCCAAAGCGTCACCACCAACTGCTTTAATAGTTTCTTCCCCGGCCTGCAAGAGGGCTGGCGCTACACTTTCAATGCTGTTTACGAGCAGCGAAAAAAGCTGACGATCATCATCAATGCCGGTTTGGAAGCAGAAATTCTTGCATTGCTGAACCAGGAAATTTTGCCAGGCCAAGAGGACTACATCATTCACGCCGCCTGGAACGGGATTGCCTATAATCTGGTGATCGAGTGGTTTAAGCGGGGGATGGAACCGGGGATTGATGAAATGGTCGACTATGCCGCCAAGATTACCAGCAGTCCCGCCTTCCTTAATTCCCTAAAGAAAACCGGCAATTAA
- a CDS encoding SEC10/PgrA surface exclusion domain-containing protein, which yields MRVAATDNAAVTSAQTAVSSASAAVQKASDAVNQAATSQAAAQSTQNDLNNTVASQSSALASATAKQTQLNQQIPADSTAIDQAKSAINNLAQDQAALSSAKAVEAPAQNDVNSAASVQSQAQSAANTASQALQDAQNNLSNLEKSFGVVNTINATSDFITQMRNARGNTFTIGKDTQGLDWDALVKACAASLKLNQYQEDEAAKAIPVHMNANGTLSHDDVVYATQYTAQLINPLRAQIGTPLYKISQGSIKIAEDVADRYQNDQWNPWIQAHDNAGLTDVGNDWGTYVGESWAGDLSFANATYDDSTGVWTSHYDSLTRNDLQRGIYNALLDLLFNDCDQGCGHTTDILGTRYPADYANPTDSTYFIDAGSIYLGVDYTYTNTGKVTNWYGQKNLYEGGFHFNSEGDPDSSYVKTLGSGYVGVGLLDPNTKFNQPENREQIAIPSVNDHQAEINAAKQAVAEKSQTNQAAQAKLNDANSALDQAQAKLTQAQNELKEAQAKVDADQKAQANLSQLESQLRQEQADLANVNTQIVQLQKDLKISQEKQSAGQRVLDEANAALSTANATLEQAQENLKNAQAEYDRLTGQPTQPSIPTTGGTTTGWQKINGHWYYFNNGTAQTGWYKSGAGNWYYFEPETAQAATNWQKINGRWYYFDNSNAWALTSWQKINNRWYYFDPTNAWADTGWFQSGAGNWYYFDPTNAWADTGWQKINNHWYYFDNNNAWALRGWQKINNRWYYFDPVNAWADTGWFQSGAGNWYYFDPTNAWADTGWQKINNRWYYFDNNNAWAAKGWFQTMAGDWYYFDPTNTWADTGWQYINGQWYYFDANGKMETGSVQINGRTYSFDNNGHWLGN from the coding sequence ATGCGGGTTGCTGCAACTGACAACGCGGCCGTTACTTCAGCACAAACTGCTGTAAGTAGTGCCAGCGCTGCTGTTCAAAAAGCTAGTGACGCTGTCAACCAGGCAGCAACTAGCCAAGCAGCAGCACAGAGTACTCAAAATGATCTTAACAACACGGTTGCCAGTCAAAGTTCCGCACTAGCTAGTGCCACCGCTAAACAGACCCAGCTCAACCAACAAATTCCTGCCGATTCAACGGCTATTGATCAGGCCAAGTCTGCTATTAACAATTTAGCCCAAGACCAAGCTGCCTTGTCTAGCGCAAAAGCTGTTGAAGCTCCCGCTCAAAACGATGTTAATAGTGCTGCTTCAGTTCAAAGTCAGGCACAATCAGCAGCTAACACGGCTAGTCAAGCTCTCCAAGATGCTCAAAACAATTTAAGTAATCTTGAAAAGAGCTTTGGCGTGGTTAACACGATTAATGCTACGTCTGATTTTATCACTCAAATGAGGAATGCAAGAGGTAATACCTTCACCATCGGCAAAGACACTCAAGGCCTTGACTGGGATGCTCTAGTTAAAGCTTGTGCGGCCAGCTTGAAGCTTAATCAGTATCAAGAAGATGAAGCAGCTAAGGCTATTCCGGTTCATATGAATGCTAATGGTACTTTATCTCATGATGATGTTGTTTATGCAACCCAATATACGGCACAGTTAATTAACCCGCTCCGTGCCCAAATTGGTACACCGTTGTATAAGATTAGCCAAGGTTCCATCAAAATTGCCGAGGACGTTGCCGATCGCTATCAAAATGACCAATGGAATCCTTGGATCCAAGCCCATGACAACGCTGGCTTAACTGACGTTGGGAATGACTGGGGTACCTATGTTGGGGAATCCTGGGCTGGCGACTTATCTTTTGCCAACGCAACCTATGATGACAGCACCGGTGTCTGGACTTCTCATTATGACAGCCTAACTCGTAACGACCTCCAACGAGGAATCTACAATGCATTGCTCGATCTGCTCTTCAATGACTGTGATCAGGGATGCGGCCATACAACTGACATCTTAGGTACTCGTTATCCAGCCGATTATGCTAACCCAACTGATTCTACTTACTTCATTGATGCTGGTTCTATCTACTTAGGTGTCGATTACACTTACACCAACACTGGCAAGGTCACTAACTGGTACGGCCAGAAGAACCTTTACGAAGGTGGTTTCCACTTTAACTCTGAAGGTGACCCGGACAGCTCTTATGTCAAGACATTAGGTTCCGGGTATGTCGGAGTAGGACTCTTGGACCCTAACACCAAGTTTAACCAACCGGAAAATCGGGAACAAATTGCTATTCCTTCAGTCAACGACCATCAAGCTGAGATCAATGCTGCTAAACAGGCTGTTGCTGAAAAGTCGCAGACTAACCAAGCCGCACAAGCTAAGCTCAATGATGCTAATAGTGCATTAGACCAAGCACAAGCTAAGCTTACCCAAGCACAAAATGAGCTTAAAGAGGCACAAGCTAAAGTTGATGCTGATCAAAAAGCACAAGCAAACTTGTCTCAACTTGAGAGCCAACTAAGACAAGAGCAAGCTGATTTGGCTAACGTTAATACCCAAATCGTTCAATTACAAAAGGATTTGAAGATAAGCCAAGAAAAGCAATCAGCCGGCCAGAGAGTATTAGATGAAGCAAACGCTGCACTTTCTACAGCAAATGCAACGCTTGAGCAGGCACAAGAAAATCTAAAGAATGCACAAGCTGAATATGACAGATTGACTGGCCAGCCAACCCAGCCATCCATCCCTACCACAGGCGGTACGACCACCGGCTGGCAGAAGATCAATGGTCATTGGTACTACTTTAATAACGGCACAGCACAAACCGGCTGGTATAAGTCCGGGGCTGGCAACTGGTATTACTTTGAACCGGAGACAGCCCAGGCAGCTACCAACTGGCAGAAGATTAATGGCCGTTGGTACTACTTTGATAACAGCAATGCTTGGGCGCTGACCAGCTGGCAAAAGATTAACAACCGCTGGTATTACTTCGATCCGACCAATGCTTGGGCTGACACCGGTTGGTTCCAGTCCGGAGCCGGTAACTGGTACTACTTTGACCCAACGAACGCCTGGGCCGATACCGGTTGGCAAAAGATTAACAACCATTGGTACTATTTCGACAACAATAATGCTTGGGCACTGCGGGGCTGGCAAAAGATCAATAACCGCTGGTATTACTTCGATCCTGTAAATGCCTGGGCTGACACCGGCTGGTTCCAATCTGGAGCTGGCAATTGGTATTACTTCGACCCGACGAATGCTTGGGCCGATACCGGTTGGCAGAAGATTAACAATCGCTGGTATTACTTCGACAACAACAATGCTTGGGCAGCAAAGGGTTGGTTCCAAACTATGGCCGGCGACTGGTACTACTTCGATCCGACTAATACCTGGGCCGACACTGGCTGGCAGTACATCAACGGTCAATGGTACTACTTCGATGCCAACGGTAAAATGGAGACTGGCAGCGTGCAGATCAACGGACGCACCTACAGTTTCGACAATAATGGCCATTGGCTTGGTAACTAA
- a CDS encoding carboxymuconolactone decarboxylase family protein — MAKKQTAGRDQLGDFAPKFAELNDDVLFGQVWSREKELSPRDRSFLTVTALITKGAFEQLPYHMQTAKKNGITKQEIAEMITQLAFYVGWPNAWSAFAVAKKVWDD; from the coding sequence ATGGCAAAGAAACAAACTGCAGGTCGCGACCAACTCGGTGATTTTGCCCCGAAGTTCGCGGAATTAAACGATGACGTCCTTTTTGGCCAGGTGTGGTCACGGGAGAAGGAGCTCAGTCCACGTGATCGGAGCTTCCTGACCGTCACCGCCCTGATCACTAAGGGAGCCTTTGAACAGCTGCCTTACCACATGCAGACGGCGAAGAAGAACGGGATCACCAAGCAAGAGATTGCCGAAATGATTACCCAGTTGGCGTTCTACGTTGGCTGGCCGAATGCCTGGAGTGCTTTCGCCGTTGCCAAAAAGGTTTGGGACGACTAA
- a CDS encoding cupin domain-containing protein produces the protein MAKNEQEVKNDMFGFGEKNVAFAKYFIGTSYLNGLVAPDDNIDVNISNVNFEPGCRNDWHIHHNGFQILLVTAGEGWYQEEGKPARLLKPGDVQVIHEGVKHWHGATKDSWFSHIAITKGTSEWLEKVDDAYYDKLSK, from the coding sequence ATGGCAAAAAACGAACAAGAAGTTAAAAACGACATGTTTGGTTTCGGCGAAAAGAATGTCGCCTTCGCCAAGTACTTCATCGGCACCAGCTACCTGAACGGCCTGGTTGCCCCAGACGACAACATCGACGTCAACATTTCCAACGTCAACTTTGAACCCGGCTGCCGCAACGACTGGCACATTCACCACAACGGCTTTCAGATTCTCCTGGTAACCGCCGGCGAAGGCTGGTACCAAGAAGAAGGTAAGCCGGCACGGCTCCTTAAGCCTGGTGACGTTCAAGTAATCCACGAAGGCGTTAAGCACTGGCATGGTGCCACCAAGGACTCCTGGTTCTCCCACATCGCCATCACCAAGGGAACCAGCGAATGGCTGGAAAAGGTTGACGACGCTTACTACGACAAGCTGAGCAAGTAA
- a CDS encoding NAD(P)-dependent oxidoreductase, translating to MKIMVIGAFGRVGQKVVRLAQAQGMQVTAVGHHDHPEVDLGQATVLIKDVKELTQKEITGYDAILDATAGWDEDSAANVYLGLWHLAQLLSSFKNQTRLLKVGGTNTLFINPEHTLTLQSLSSYYPAKYKFMCDAHQEALDILRRYSNLLWTYVTPAYNFDSQGVATHSYHVAGEEFTPVPGGDDGKDDYISYTDFAQGIVDLIANHQFIRQRITLSHGDKPVE from the coding sequence ATGAAGATTATGGTAATTGGCGCCTTTGGTCGGGTTGGACAGAAGGTCGTTCGACTGGCCCAGGCACAGGGCATGCAGGTCACCGCTGTTGGCCACCATGACCATCCGGAAGTTGATCTTGGTCAGGCAACCGTCTTAATCAAAGACGTTAAGGAACTGACGCAAAAAGAGATCACTGGTTATGACGCTATTTTGGACGCAACGGCCGGCTGGGATGAGGATAGCGCGGCTAATGTCTACCTCGGACTATGGCACTTGGCCCAACTATTGAGCAGCTTTAAGAACCAGACGCGCCTGCTGAAGGTTGGCGGCACGAATACGCTCTTCATTAATCCTGAACACACACTAACCCTCCAGAGCCTATCCAGCTATTACCCAGCAAAGTATAAGTTCATGTGTGACGCCCATCAGGAAGCACTCGACATTCTGCGGCGCTATTCCAACCTCCTGTGGACCTATGTTACCCCGGCATATAATTTTGACTCTCAGGGAGTGGCCACCCACTCCTATCACGTTGCGGGGGAGGAGTTTACTCCTGTTCCGGGCGGCGATGATGGCAAGGACGACTACATTAGCTATACGGACTTTGCCCAGGGAATTGTCGACCTGATCGCCAACCACCAATTCATTCGCCAGCGGATTACCCTCAGCCATGGCGATAAGCCCGTTGAGTAA